From the genome of Streptomyces sp. V1I1, one region includes:
- a CDS encoding ABC transporter substrate-binding protein: MFLAVGCSSGDDGPGEAAGGVPVVHKGKLTTCTHLPYPPFQFEQNGKVVGFDVALIDLVAKKLKVEQKILDTPFETFKTGAFLNSGECDLAAAGMTITDERKKNVDFSVPYFDATQALLATKKSGVTSLADIKAKKKKLGAQAETTGESYAKSQGFDPVAFESSDAVLNGLRTGQVDAVVIDYPVVQGWLKDKANAAEFTLGQNIETGEQYGFSVKKDNKKLLAAINKVINDARADGTYKKLYEQWIGPLPQGKS, from the coding sequence ATGTTCCTTGCCGTGGGCTGTTCCTCCGGCGACGACGGACCCGGTGAGGCGGCCGGCGGCGTGCCCGTGGTCCACAAGGGCAAGCTGACCACCTGCACACACCTGCCCTACCCGCCGTTCCAGTTCGAGCAGAACGGCAAGGTCGTCGGCTTCGACGTGGCCCTGATCGACCTGGTGGCGAAGAAACTCAAGGTCGAGCAGAAGATCCTGGACACGCCGTTCGAGACCTTCAAGACCGGCGCCTTCCTCAACTCCGGCGAGTGCGATCTCGCCGCCGCCGGCATGACGATCACGGACGAGCGCAAGAAGAACGTGGACTTCTCCGTCCCGTACTTCGACGCCACACAGGCGCTGCTGGCGACGAAGAAGAGCGGCGTGACGTCCCTGGCGGACATCAAGGCCAAGAAGAAGAAGCTCGGCGCGCAGGCGGAGACCACCGGCGAGAGCTACGCCAAGTCGCAGGGCTTCGACCCGGTCGCGTTCGAGAGCTCGGACGCGGTGCTCAACGGGCTGCGTACGGGCCAGGTCGACGCCGTCGTCATCGACTACCCGGTCGTCCAGGGCTGGCTCAAGGACAAGGCGAACGCCGCCGAGTTCACGCTCGGGCAGAACATCGAGACCGGTGAGCAGTACGGCTTCTCTGTGAAGAAGGACAACAAGAAGCTCCTCGCCGCGATCAACAAGGTGATCAACGACGCGCGCGCGGACGGCACGTACAAGAAGCTGTACGAGCAGTGGATCGGCCCGCTGCCCCAGGGCAAGTCGTGA
- a CDS encoding amino acid ABC transporter permease, whose product MDRPAAPGQVVTSRLTKRQRRRVSQGIQYAVFVAALIVIGFLADWGRLQNQFAQKDLAKELFPAIITTALRNTVIYTLSGFLFGLVLGLIIALMRLSSVAPYRWVASVYIEFFRGLPALLIFIFVGVAVPLAFPGTQIPGGTYGKVALGLGLVAAAYMAETIRAGIQAVPKGQMEAARSLGFSHARAMVSVIIPQAFRIVIPPLTNELVLLFKDSSLVLFLGVTLEERELTKFGRDLASQTANSTPILVAGLCYLLVTVPLSFVVRRLEARADKAR is encoded by the coding sequence GTGGATCGGCCCGCTGCCCCAGGGCAAGTCGTGACCTCTCGGCTGACCAAGCGCCAGCGGCGCCGCGTCTCGCAGGGCATCCAGTACGCGGTATTCGTCGCGGCGCTGATCGTGATCGGCTTCCTGGCCGACTGGGGTCGGCTGCAGAACCAGTTCGCGCAGAAGGACCTCGCCAAGGAGCTCTTCCCGGCGATCATCACCACCGCCCTGCGCAACACGGTGATCTACACGCTCTCCGGGTTCCTCTTCGGCCTGGTGCTCGGCCTGATCATCGCGCTGATGCGGCTGTCGTCCGTCGCCCCCTACCGATGGGTCGCGAGCGTCTACATCGAGTTCTTCCGTGGCCTGCCCGCCCTGCTGATCTTCATCTTCGTGGGTGTGGCGGTGCCGCTGGCGTTCCCCGGCACGCAGATTCCCGGCGGTACGTACGGCAAGGTCGCCCTCGGTCTCGGTCTGGTCGCCGCCGCCTATATGGCGGAGACGATCAGGGCGGGCATCCAGGCGGTGCCCAAGGGGCAGATGGAGGCGGCCCGTTCACTGGGCTTCTCGCACGCCCGGGCCATGGTGTCGGTGATCATCCCGCAGGCGTTCCGCATCGTGATCCCGCCGCTCACCAACGAGCTCGTCCTGCTCTTCAAGGACTCATCGCTGGTGCTGTTCCTCGGCGTCACCCTCGAGGAGCGGGAGCTGACCAAGTTCGGCAGGGACCTGGCCAGTCAGACCGCCAACTCCACCCCGATCCTGGTCGCCGGGCTCTGCTACCTCCTCGTGACCGTGCCGCTGAGCTTCGTGGTGCGCCGCCTCGAGGCCCGCGCCGACAAGGCCAGGTGA